The sequence CCCAAGCTGCGATGGAGTTACCGTGGCCAATCTCTTCGGTGTATACCGGATCGATCTCGGTGTTCTGCGACATGTTTCGATGTCTCCTCATGTTGTGATGCTGCGTCGTTGCAGGGCGTTGCTGCCCGTGACGTTGGTCTTCAGGTTCCATTCTGCCACTTGAGCGCGAGAACCTCCTATTTCAGGAGCGTTCGTTTCGTGCTGGTGGCGCGAATCACCTTGGGCGCGGGCTATTTTTCGCCCGAGGTCGGGTCCTCCCCGGCCGAAAGCTGCTCCCAATTCGCGATGTTGCGCGAGGAAGCATCCTTGGGTTCTACCGCGGTTTTCGCGGCCTGGCGGTCGTACTTGCTGGCCTTGGTCGGCCAGCGTGAGGCGAAGATGAACACCAGCACGGCCTGCAGAGCGATCAGCACACCGGCCAGCACGGCCACTGCCGGCCACACGGTCAGCGTGTATTCGCCGGCGTTCTGGGCCAGGCCCGTCGCTTCGGAGACCACCGTGGAGGCGGCGGCTTGCGGATCCTTCAGCGCGCCGATTCCGGCGACGATGACCGTGGCACCAGCCAGCAGGCAGATGGCTGCGATGATGTAGCGGGCGAGATTCCCGGCGATCAGCAGCGCCAGCGAACCGGCCAGCACCACCACGCAGACCGCGGTGACCGAAGCGGCGGCGGTCGCCCCGTCGATCACGATCTGCGGGATCTGCACTGAGCTGGAGACCACATCGACGGTGATCCAGGTGCGCGTTGCCGACCAGAGGCCGATCAAGGCGCCGAGCATGCCGAAGAAGGCAAGGTTCCGGGCGCTGGTCAATTTCTTCACTTGCTGACACCTGATTCGGGGTTGGTGGTATTGGCGGCCTGCATCGACTGCGCAGCCCACACGGCGCGCAGCGGGGCAGCTGCCTTGTTCACGGTTTCCAGCGCTTCGTCGGCGAACTTCGAGTCGTTGACGATGCCGCCGCCGGCCTGCACGTACGCCCGGCCGCCCTTGAGCAGCGCGGAGCGGATGGCGATGGCCATGTCCATGTCGCCGGCGAAGTCCAGGTAGCCGACCACGCCGCCGTAGATGCCGCGGCGGTACGGTTCGTACTCATCGAGCAGCTGCAGCGCGCGCGGCTTCGGGGCCCCGGAAAGCGTGCCGGCCGGGAAGGTCGCGGCGAGCACATCGTAGGCGTCCACGTCTTGACGGGTCTTGCCAACCACGTTGGAGACCAGGTGCATGATGTGGCTGAAGCGCTCGACCTCCATGAACTGGGTGACTTCCACGGTGCCGGCCTGGCAGACCTTGGACAGGTCGTTGCGCGAGAGGTCCACCAGCATCAGGTGCTCGGCGCGTTCCTTCGCATCGTTGACCAGCGACTTCTCATGCAGCTGGTCATCTTCGTAGTTCGCACCGCGTGGGCGGGAACCGGCGATCGGGTGGGTGACCACGTGCGCGTCGTTGACGGTGACCAGCGCTTCAGGCGAAGAACCGACGATCTCGAAGGTCTCGCCGTCCTCGTTCTCGAAATTGAACAGGTACATATACGGGCTCGGGTTGGTCGCGCGCAGCACGCGGTAGACATCCAGCGCGTCGGCCTTCGTTTCCAGTTCGAAGCGACGCGAAACCACGATCTGGAAGACTTCGCCGTCCACGATCGCGGTCTTGGACTTGGCCAGCGCCGCCAGGTATTCGTTCTCATCCCAGGAGTGGGTGACCGCGTCCATCAGGGTTCCGCGGTCAACATCGGTGCCGGTGAGCACCGCGGCTGCCGAATCCACCGGCACGGCCAGCTGGTCGAGCATCGCCTGCAGGCGGGTGACCGCACTGTCATAGGCCTGATCCATGTTCTCGTCGCTGCCGTTGAAGTTGATGGCATTGGCGATGAGCGTGACGGTGCCTTCGGCGGCGTCGTGCGCGGCCATGTCTGCAACGAGGTTCATGCTCAGCTCGGGCAGGTTCAGGTCATCGGCCGGCGGGTTGGGCAGCTTCTCCCAGTGCCGTACGCATTCCCAGCCAATGAAGCCGACCATGCCGCCGGTCAGCGGAGGCATTCCGGGTACCGGTTCGGTGTGCAGCGCGCGCACGGTGTCGCGCAGCACCTCTACGCTCACCCCGCCGGTGGGCAGCCCCTCGGGCACCTGGCCCTGCCAGTAGGCCTCTCCTGCGCGGGTGCTCAAGGTCGCCGGCGAATTCACGCCGACGAACGAGTAGCGGCTCCATACGCCGCCCGGGGCAGCCGATTCCATCAGGAAGGTGCCGGGCCGGCCCTGCGCCAAGGTGCGGTACAAGCCGATGGGCGTGAGCGAGTCGGCCAGCACCGTGATGGTCACCGGGATCACGCGGCGGTTCGTGGCCATGGCGCGGAAGGACTCGCGGGATGGGGAAATCTTGCCAAGAGTTTTCATCAGTGTTCTTCTTCTACGTGTTCTTCGCGCGGGTTGTGCGGCGCGCAGCCAGGCACAGCAAATGTGGTGCCTGGGAAGTTTTACTCGGGTCGGTTGCCGATCACTGCCGGCAGCTGCCGGTCGGTGAAGCAGGACTCGGTGCCGGTGTGGCACGCAGCGCCTACCTGGTCAACCTGGATCAGCAGTGCATCGCCATCGCAATCGAGGGCCACGGACTTCACGAACTGGAAATGGCCGGAGGTGTCGCCCTTACGCCAATAATCTTGGCGGGAGCGCGAGAAGTAGGTGACTCGGCCATTAGTCAGGGTGCGGTGCAGGGCTTCGTCGTCCATCCAGCCGAGCATCAGAACTTTCCCGGAGTCGTACTGCTGCGCGATGGCGGCGAACAGCCCATTGTCATCTCGCTTGAGGCGCTGGGCAATTGCCGGGTCGAGGCTGTGGGATTCAGGGCTCGGATTCGAGCCGTTATTGGAAGTAGACATCCCCTTTAGCATACTGGTTTCCCGCGGGATCCAGAGCCCTGTGACGTACCGCTCGTCGACGAGCCGCGCTCTCTTTGCGACACCTGGTGCACCTTGCACAATTACTTACTTGGAGCGTGCTAGTTTCAGAAGTGATGCACTTAGTTCAGGCTTCCAGACTTGCGTTGGCCGAGACCCTGCTTGCGGCAGGACCTACCGCCGACACCCTTTGCGACGGTTGGCAGACTCGCCATCTCGCCGCTCACCTTGTGTTGCGCGAAAGTTCCGTGCTTGGTGCGGGCGTTATTTTCAAGCCTCTGTCCAAGAAGCTTGACGCGAAACTCAACCAGATGGTCATCAAGGCGCAGACCCCGGAGGGCTATGCCGCACTGGTCCGCATGTTCCGTTCTGGACCTCCTGCTCTCTCGCCGTTTGCGATCGAGAAGATCAACCAGTCCGCGAACCTTGCTGAATTCTTCATCCATACCGAAGATGTGCGCCGCGCCCGCGGGCAGTGGGCTCCACGCGTGCTGGATACCGAGTACACCGAGCTGCTCTGGCAGTCGCTGATTCGCATGACTCGCGTACTGTTCCGGCACGCGCCGATCGGCATCATCTTGACTCGTCCGGATGGTCAACGCCATGTTGCCAAGAAGGCTCCGAACGCGGTGTCGATTACCGGACCGGTTACCGAGCTGATGATGTACTCCTTCGGCCGCATCGACCAAAGCCTCGTCTTGTTTGAAGGTGGAGAAACGGCATTGGAAATCGTCAAGGGCTTCAAACCAGGAATGTAGCGCTCCGGGCGTTATCCACAATTTCGAGCAAAGCGTCCGTATCGGTTCTGCACCGACCTAGGATTTCGAGCAATCGACATCTCCCAGGTCTGGAGCTTGAACATGAATTTGCGAAAACTGCTTGCCCGTTGCCCTAATATCGCGATCGCCTTGGTCCCGATATTGGTTCTGGCTGCTTTGATTGCAGCGCTTGCCAATTCCTTAGCCCCCGCTGAAACCGCTCCGATTGCTTCCGAGCCGAGCGTGCCCAGTTCCACGGAGCTAATGGATCCAACCGATCCTGATGCACCAGAGCTGGCCGATATTGGGTATGAAAAATCTCAGGACGGGGTACGTGACGTTGCCACGTTTTTCTTCGACCTGCTCGACTATGAAGGCTCTTAAAAGTTAAGCGTGGTGCAGGATGTTCAGCACGGCCGTAGGCCCGCCGTGTACAACAATATCCGAAGCCGATAATGACCATGATTCCGATAGCCTCGACCGATGCGTTTCAGGTTCTTCGCCGTCAGGTTCGCCGCCTCGCTCCGGGCGTTGGTCAACCTCGTTCGTACGAACACCAGCAGCTCCCGCCGCCAGGCGGTCAACGTGCGGAACAATGTTTTCGCCTCGGTCATTTTTGTGGCCTTCACTGATTTCTCCAGCACCGCCCACCGGGACTGGAATTCATGGATATCAGCGGTTTTCAGCAGTTGCCGCACGTGTTCCTTGATTCCATAGATCACTCCGAGTTCCGGGTCTGATTCAAGGATCAGCTTCAGCCGTTCCACCTGCTTGATCGACAGGTTCTCTAAGTTGCAGGTTAGTAGCTTCCGGTACTTGTAGGCCGGATCCGTGGCCCTGCCACGGCGTTCGTGCACTTCGTGGGAACGGCGGCGGCGGACCTGGGTGATCATCAGATTCGCCCGGGCGATCACGTGGAAATGGTCCACGCTGACCTTCGCCTTGGGCAGATTCTCACGCACCGCTTTGCGGAACTCGGCAGACATGTCGATCGCGACGTACTGCACCCGTTGGCGCCAATACCGTGGCCGGTTCTTCAACCACTTCTTTACCGCTGTTCCGCGGCGTCCGTCCACGATATCCAGGATCTTTCCGGTGTCCAGATCGGTGAAGACGATGGACCACGGCTCAATCCGAACGACTTTCCCGGTCCGGCCAAGGGCGTAGCGGACTTTGCGGAACCGGTGCTCATCGATGCCCAGGCGCCGGATGAACATCCGGTCCACATTCCCGACGAGTTCACCGACGGTGGTCAGTCGGGCCATGACCGTTGGCCATGACACCCCATGCGCTGCGGCGACCCGGGACACGGCTCGCAGTTCGCAGCTCATCTCGTCCACGAGCCGTTGGGAGAGCCTGGTGGTGATCCGTGCGCGGAAGGGCAGTTGCTCGGTGGTTTGCACGAACGAACGGCGTTCGCAGGCAGGTTCTTGGCAGGCCATGCGGCGTTTGCGTACCAACACCTGCAGGTCGTCACCGCCGGCGGGCAGGTCCTTGACCTGGTGCACCGGCCTTGCTTGGATTCGGGTAGTCAGTACCCCGCAGGAGGGGCAAGCGGCTTCGGTTTCGATGGGCTCAACAAGTACCTGCCGTCCGGCAAGTTCCTGAGTCACGGTGATGACGCGGTAGTCGGTGAGGTTCAACAGAATCGACGCAGCATCGATTCGGCCGGTATCCTTGATCACGGCTCGTAGTTCCTTGCGTATGAATTGTTTTAGTCAACATCCATTTTCGCAGAAGGGACTGCGAGACTCTTCTATATCTGTCAAGCCGTCAGCGGTAGCACTTCCGCAGATTCCAGAATCTTGTATATTCGGCGTGCCAAAAACCGCTTGATGCATCTACGGATCTCTTTCAACGTCTTGCCTTCCGCCGTGCGTTTGACCACGTAGGCCCGGGTCTCCTCGTCATGGGTCATCCGTACCATCGCAGCGGTATGCAGGGCCTTGTTCAACCGCCGGTCACCTCGACGATTGAGCCGGTGGCGCACCGTGTTCCCTGAAGATGCAGGGATGGGATTCACGCCCGCAAGAGAAGCGAATGCAGCCTCCGAACGCAACCTGCCCTGATGGGACCACGCGGCCACGCAGACCGCCGCCACCACCGGACCGATACCGGTGAGCTCAAGTAGTTCCTTGCCTTCGCTGAGCTTGACCAGCTCAGTCATCTGAGTCGTGTTTTCCTTGATATGCGTG comes from Glutamicibacter arilaitensis Re117 and encodes:
- a CDS encoding Trp biosynthesis-associated membrane protein — its product is MKKLTSARNLAFFGMLGALIGLWSATRTWITVDVVSSSVQIPQIVIDGATAAASVTAVCVVVLAGSLALLIAGNLARYIIAAICLLAGATVIVAGIGALKDPQAAASTVVSEATGLAQNAGEYTLTVWPAVAVLAGVLIALQAVLVFIFASRWPTKASKYDRQAAKTAVEPKDASSRNIANWEQLSAGEDPTSGEK
- a CDS encoding anthranilate synthase component I; its protein translation is MKTLGKISPSRESFRAMATNRRVIPVTITVLADSLTPIGLYRTLAQGRPGTFLMESAAPGGVWSRYSFVGVNSPATLSTRAGEAYWQGQVPEGLPTGGVSVEVLRDTVRALHTEPVPGMPPLTGGMVGFIGWECVRHWEKLPNPPADDLNLPELSMNLVADMAAHDAAEGTVTLIANAINFNGSDENMDQAYDSAVTRLQAMLDQLAVPVDSAAAVLTGTDVDRGTLMDAVTHSWDENEYLAALAKSKTAIVDGEVFQIVVSRRFELETKADALDVYRVLRATNPSPYMYLFNFENEDGETFEIVGSSPEALVTVNDAHVVTHPIAGSRPRGANYEDDQLHEKSLVNDAKERAEHLMLVDLSRNDLSKVCQAGTVEVTQFMEVERFSHIMHLVSNVVGKTRQDVDAYDVLAATFPAGTLSGAPKPRALQLLDEYEPYRRGIYGGVVGYLDFAGDMDMAIAIRSALLKGGRAYVQAGGGIVNDSKFADEALETVNKAAAPLRAVWAAQSMQAANTTNPESGVSK
- the hisI gene encoding phosphoribosyl-AMP cyclohydrolase yields the protein MSTSNNGSNPSPESHSLDPAIAQRLKRDDNGLFAAIAQQYDSGKVLMLGWMDDEALHRTLTNGRVTYFSRSRQDYWRKGDTSGHFQFVKSVALDCDGDALLIQVDQVGAACHTGTESCFTDRQLPAVIGNRPE
- a CDS encoding TIGR03085 family metal-binding protein, which encodes MHLVQASRLALAETLLAAGPTADTLCDGWQTRHLAAHLVLRESSVLGAGVIFKPLSKKLDAKLNQMVIKAQTPEGYAALVRMFRSGPPALSPFAIEKINQSANLAEFFIHTEDVRRARGQWAPRVLDTEYTELLWQSLIRMTRVLFRHAPIGIILTRPDGQRHVAKKAPNAVSITGPVTELMMYSFGRIDQSLVLFEGGETALEIVKGFKPGM
- a CDS encoding ISL3-like element ISAar15 family transposase, whose protein sequence is MIKDTGRIDAASILLNLTDYRVITVTQELAGRQVLVEPIETEAACPSCGVLTTRIQARPVHQVKDLPAGGDDLQVLVRKRRMACQEPACERRSFVQTTEQLPFRARITTRLSQRLVDEMSCELRAVSRVAAAHGVSWPTVMARLTTVGELVGNVDRMFIRRLGIDEHRFRKVRYALGRTGKVVRIEPWSIVFTDLDTGKILDIVDGRRGTAVKKWLKNRPRYWRQRVQYVAIDMSAEFRKAVRENLPKAKVSVDHFHVIARANLMITQVRRRRSHEVHERRGRATDPAYKYRKLLTCNLENLSIKQVERLKLILESDPELGVIYGIKEHVRQLLKTADIHEFQSRWAVLEKSVKATKMTEAKTLFRTLTAWRRELLVFVRTRLTNARSEAANLTAKNLKRIGRGYRNHGHYRLRILLYTAGLRPC